In the genome of Lactuca sativa cultivar Salinas chromosome 3, Lsat_Salinas_v11, whole genome shotgun sequence, the window tgttaagtaatttttttatgtatttttatatatttatttatttattatacaaTACATTTGAataatttattattaaaataaatcttTAAACATAACCATAATGGTTAGAAAACTTATATTGCATCCAAGGCGTTGTATtcttaaattaattatatattaaaacATGCTTGTTCATAAGTTAATTGTTGGTTTATCTAGTTTATAATCAAATTGGTTTTTTGTCGGCATATGAAATacttttttaagatttaaaaatttagtttaattattttaaggttaTAATGTTAGAGAAATTTTTAGAAAAGTCACTATTTCATTTAATTTCCACAACTTTTTCGAGCATGCCTGAATGATTTTCTTGTATACCGGTACATCTTAAGTTTTTCTTATTGATTTATAGTGAAATTAAACAATGAATTAAAAAGCAAAGTAATAATTTATACATGTAAttattaatttatataaaaagtacttaaaaaatacatacaaaaacgtaaaaaatacatttaaacatttaaaatacataaaaactttaaaaaatagataaaaatatgtttatacaatTAAATTCATCAAAATACGTAAAATCTATATAAAAAccttaaaataaatacatatatatataaaaaaatacatctataaatttaaaatacataaaaatatgtaaaaatctTAAAATATACATAcacatgtaaaaaaaattattaaaatatgTAAAAAAGATCTTATACATGATATACAAATTTTGagaatatatacaaaaaaaagtataattattttatgaaaattaatgaTTTGGGCTTACAGCCTATTGAACAGTTCAAAAATGATTAAAATGAAGCAGTTAGCTAGTTATTGGggaatttttattcatttttttttgttatttaatcattaatttaactaaaataatgaAATTTAACGGAGATTTCcctaataataatattaataataaagaatatatatatatatatatatatatatatatatatatatatatatatatatatataaactcttaATATTTTCAAGAGAAGAAATAATACTGGCGTGGCATGCTTTATTAGCTCTACGTAAATATTTACGCATTAGTAAGCATCCCACTAAATTATCTAGCTTGGTGATTGGTTGAGAAGTTCTAAACCAGATAAAAATGTATAAATGACAAAATCTACCAAAATTTAATGTTTTAATGGACACAATAAACGATTAGGTAAAACCAACAATTTTTGCAAACTTAAAAACCTTTATATTAACGGGATAATAGGGTAATAACGTTTCCCGTTTGTCCATATTAGGTCCCTAACGTATTTTTTGTGTGTATTACACTATTAAGGTTGTTATAACCGTTTAGAAATAATCCATTTTACCGGTTTCTTTCTGTTAAAAGGACTATTTGTAAACAGTTAGAATAACTTTAATAAtgtaatacgcacaaaaaatacGTAGGGACCtaaaatggacaaacatgagaCGTTATTAACCTCTTAAGATTTTtagtatttattattttgaatatatatttttaagatttttagtatttatttttatatgtgtATTTCATATAAAGTTGTtgaaattaaaaagaataaaaagtaGAAAAGTTTGTATTGGATTTTGTAATCACATCATCCAGTTAACATTTAACAAAACAAAACCTCTAGCAAGGAGCTAAAGAGAAGAACAAATTAAGGCCGACTTGGATTTTGTAACCACTTCATCCAGTTAACCTGAGCCTTAGAATTCTGAAACGAAAACCAACGAAAAGAAAGATCCACAACAAAATCAAAGAGCCTATCTTTTCTAGGTTTATTGCTACTAAAAAGTAAAGAATTATGAAACGTCCAAAACACTCATATGACCACCATGAACACTGGCTCAACAATCGGGTGTTCTATATGAACCGTCGGTCTAGAATCCACCCAATCCACCACATCACGGATATATGAAAACACAAGAAGGTCCAAATGAAGCCAATGCCCAACCCGACTCCAAACCTGATCAACAACCGAAAACTGCAGCAATAAATGCTTCACACTTTCTTGAGAATTATGACACACAGAACACAATAAGGAATCTATCACCACCCCTTTCCACCAATTTAGCTCTTACCGGAATGCGATCCAAAAGCACACACCataaaaatgttaattttaataGGGACAAAACGGTTTCACCTAGTAGGCATACTACCCATAGGAAGCGTCATATCATTAACCCGATTATGTGCTGATTTAACAGTAAATATACCCGACGATTCAAGCTCCCAAGACTACTTATCTAGAATTTCCCTTATGCGAATAGGATTTAATATCTCCACAAGATAATCAAATTGGGTCGATTCAGCCCCTCCTCTAATCCCTCGACGCCAATGAAAATTACATCCCCCCGAATCCCATTATTCACTTACTCGAGCATCTTGATTAAAGGCCAAAACAAAGAGCCTCCCAAACCTCTCCCTAAGAGGAATATCCAAACACCAAACATGCTTCTAGAACCTCATTTGAGTCCCATCCTCCACCACTCTATACATGGAATTAGAAGTAATACAACCATTCTCATGGAGGTGATTAATGGATCCTACAATCTTTTGACAAACACCCCCTCCAGTTCCTATTCTCGAATCGTCCAAAAAACCACCACCTTCCCCATGACAAAATTTGACAATTTAAACCCAAAGAGCTCCCTTGTCATTAAGAAACCGCCACTTCCATTTATAAAGAAGGCCGATGTTAAAAACATCCAAACTACCAACCCCAAGACCTTCAAGTTTcttatttaaaaagtaaaaatttaCTATAGGGGTTTATAGTTTCATAcggggataatgacttaggagggtaataacgtttcccgtttgtccatattaggtcactaacgtattttttgtgtgtattacaccattaaggttgTTATAACCGTATAGAAATAATCCTTTTTACCGATTTCTTCCTGTTAAAAGGACTATTTGTAAACGGTTATAAtaaccttaatggtgtaatacaCACAAAAAATACGTTAGGGACCTAAAATGGACAACCACAaaacgttattaccctcctaagtcattatccatGTACTAACACATATACACGTTtgtatataatattataatgtaATATGATAGGAACCTATTAGTTGAGATGTGAAATGttaggaaaatgacttaggagggtaactacctcttatccatgTTCACGTATTagcaacttcttcttttttgtacataataaagcaactaacttgttttaactgtttaaattacaccaatattaccggctaatatctgttttaaccggtaactcaaagggaaaataAATTAGGAgtgtaactacctcttatccgtgttcacatattgacaacttcttattttttgtatataagaaagcaactaacttgttttaactttgtaacatcccaaaaatcatgaccaaaaaatttcttttttaatttaatactaaaaccataattgtcaaaccattaatttaatactctggcatcgggccccgcccgacatcaggccccacctggcatcgagccccgctcggtatacatatatgtctctcttaggccccgcctgtctccggggcccgcccgctaaacacatacaatcctataacatgctaacacataaagaaacatactttactgtatccctgtcctaagaaacatactctggTAATAATGAGATACAGAACATCGTTCGTACTCAgttagtgatgagatacgggagctcgcccacactcacctctttaccaggcacatacaagtatcacacatacaacaagtataatctaacatgaaaACATTCCTCAGGCACTCGCTCGACATCAGTCCTTGGTCTAGAATAAGATACTAGCaaacaatgcctagggctaacccccccgagtcttcctactcatagactacatgggctggcattgtggccttagacccattcacagagtgaggagactcaccttgcactgccgaAGCCCTGGCTGGAACTAGTTGGGTACGGACGAAATtttgtatctcattattagcaaagtatgtttcttaggacagggatacagtagagtatgttgatttatgtgttagcatgttagatgattgtatgtgtttagcgggcggggcccggagacaggcggggcctaagagagacaaatttgtataccgagcggggctcgatgccaggcggggcctgatgtcgggcgaggcccgatgctggagtattaaattaatggtttgacaattatggttttagtattaaattaaaaacaaaatttttggtcatgattttttggatgttacacagttaaaacaagttagtttctttcttatgtacaaaaaagaagaagttgccaatatgtgaacacagataagaggtagttaccctcctaagtcattatcatGCCCAAAATAATAATGATAGGAACATATTGGTTGAGATGTGAAATGTTCAAAGCGTAACATGCCCAAAATATTATTGATTTCCATGATTCGCACGTTGGCTCTAGCTGACGGGTCGAATTCGGTGTTCATATAATgcggtttatattttttttatgcatgTAATTGCGGTTTTATCTATATGCTAATGATAGAGAGAGAATGtatatttgtttgtttatttatttgtaaTATTTATATTACTAAAAGTATCATTATTGTGACAATAAACATAATAAAAATTTGTGAATGGGAAGGTCCCACTTGGAAGAAGCCCAGTCACTCGTCAGGCAGCATATCATATCAGTTGTAGTTGGAGAAAAACCTAAAAAAGTTGACATTTAGGCTACATCATAAAGAACAACATTCATTTTTACCAGGAATGACATTGATAGCAAaacttatatgttttttttttcccaaATATGAACACAAAGCATGCGTGTAATTCTCTGAGGAAGAAAATATAATATGAACACAAGAAACACAAGGAGTTTGAACATTTCAAAATGTACATGAAAATATAATCTTTACGCATTATTCAATTTGTGTATATCTTTCTTTATGGAAGATGACTAGAAAGATGTAAAAGAAAAGCAATCTGATTTGATGCATGATGCAACATAAACAAATTTTCACAATATCAAACTTTTCGCCGTTTCTCAATACAGCGGACACAACAACCGAGGAGTTGGCACAGCAACAAGTCGAATCGCTTTTGGTGCAGTGAGTCCAAACACATCATTCATGTCAATCTCACTTGGTTTCATTCCATCAGGCAACTGCCATGTGAATGAATGAAGAAGGTGAGCCACTGCCATCTCCATTGCGTACAATCCAAGTTGCATTCCAGGACATGATCTACGTCCAGATCCAAATGGAAGAAACTCATAATTGCTTCCTTTAAAGTCGGGTGCCCCATCTTGCAAGAAACGTGATGGGTTGAACGTGTGTGGATCCTTCCATGAGTTCTTATCACGATTAATGGCGAATGCGTTAACCATGACACGTGTCCCTTTAGGTATGTGGTAGCCAGCAACCGACGTGGCTTCTGATGATTGGTGCAAAAGGACAGGGATCGGAGGGTGGAGACGTAAGGTTTCTTTGATGACACATTTGAAGTAAGTTAGCTTCTCGAAATCTGATTCTTCTACACGACGATCAAGGCCAACAACATCAGCGAGCTCTTGTTGTGCACGTTTTAAGGATTCTGGGGTGTGCATTAGCTCAGTTAAAGCCCATTCGATAGCAGAAGCAACAGTTTCAGTCCCACCAAACATTACATCCTACATATAAACAATGATATAATCAATACATAATAAATTCATTGTAATAATATAGTTCAAGAAATACATGAAACAAAGAACTATAGTTGTGAACCAATGATAAGAACATAATTGTATTGGTGTGTTGGACTGGAATTAATCATGTGTAATCAATTAGTCAATTTCTATCCATATCCCAGTGTGATCAACTCGAATACTTAATTAATATTGACAACTTTTTGGATTCTAcctaatacattttttttattgaacATGACATCAAATAGATATGTTTTATACTTTTTTATTGGATAGAATATTAAAAAACCCAAAAACAACAGAAAATTGTTTTATGTATCGTATAGAAGTAGCTAAAGTATTTACGACTTTGTTAGTATTCAACAAAATGACTACGAAAACAACTATTTTCAGAAaacttgttttgttttgttttttatatattaatgtaAACAACAATTACTTACCATAATAATGGCTTTGATATTGTTTCGGGTGAGTCTAATCGCGTTCTGCAAATCCTCGCCTTCGTTTACCTTTCCTTCTTCACTGTAAAAAGCCAACATCTCATCCACCATATCATTATCTTCCTCATCGCCCGTTTTCCTCTCTTTTGCAAGGTGCTCGTCGATGATTTTATCAATGAATCTGTCAAGCGCCGCCCTGGCCTTCGGTAAACGGGTATTCAGTCCGGCAGGGTCGATAAATCCAAGCCACGGGACAAAATCTGCCAAATTGAAAGCACCAAAAAGCTTTGTGTATTCTTGTAGAATTCTGATGAATTCTTCTTTTCCTTCATGAGAGATAGACCCGAAAGCTGCTCGGTAAATGATATCATGGGTTAACCCGAAAACAAGCTCTCCAAGGTTAACAGCGGTGCCGGAGCTTGCAGCGGTGATTTTGACCATGGAGACAACTTCGTCTCTGACGGAGTCCCAAGACTCAGCTCGCTTTCTGCTGAACAGCTTCATGACGCAAAGCTTACGCATCTGACGCCAAAAGGGACCGTAGTTGGCGAACGCCATGTCTTGCCGGTCGTAGGTGAGGTAACTAATGGCGATGGTGGCCGGGCGGTTGGCGAAGATGTTGTCTTGAACTTGGAGTACTTGCCTGGCTATTTCGGGGGACGAGACAGCGACGGTATGGCTGAAACCCATCTTCAGATGAAGAAGACCACCGTATTTTTCTCCCAAACGAGCAAGGCCACGGTGGGTGAGTTGGTCCATCATTAACATGTTACCGATCAGCGGCCACCCTCTTGGACCAGGCGGAAGAGGTTTTCGGCGTAATCGGGAGAGAAGGAAGAAGGTTAAGAGAGGGAGTACAACGTAAAGTAAGATGGacttaggatccatattttccgGCAAAGAGTTTCGGTTCAGTAAGTCTATTGGAGTATGAGCGTAATGAAGTGCAACTAGAAAACGCTGCTAGGTAAAGGAAGATCAAGTGATGTGTATATATACAGGGTGGGCAGTGGTTGAAATGAGATGCAGCGGCACCTCTGTTTGAATGAGTTTGCATttatttatatcattttatatttaatCCTGGAAAGTTGACtattttcacacacacacacacatatatatatatatatatatatatatatatatatatatatatatatatatatatatatatatatatatatatatatatatatatatatatatatatatatatatatatatatatatatatatatatatatatatatatatatatatatatatatatgttagattCATGTGATACGGCCTAATTTTGTAAGACTGTGagacacatttttttattttttatatttttttatttttttaattttttttaattaattcaagttccaaaaataatattcaaaagaagaatttttggatttttcaatttattttgcattttaaaattattttttagaatatgtacagtgtaatattctatcagaatatttcatgtatttttcaaaaaaaatgaaattttttttttctttttagttaattcaagttccgaaaataatatttaaaaaacaatttttagatttttccatttattctgcattttaaaattattttttagaatatgtcagtgtaatattctattagaatatttcacgtatttaaaaaaaaaaaaacggattttttttaaaattttttttagttaattcaatttccgaaaataatatttaaaattttttagaTTTCtcaatttattttgcattttaaaattattttttgatttggtgtcacggtctcacaaaattagaatgatctcaaatgaacctgaacatatatatatatatatatatatatatatatatatatatatatatatatatatatatatatagggttagattatattgttctaactatctattgtgtgcatgtaggattgattatggaccaatcattttaattattttaagaaattaattaaTCTATATtagatgttaaagatataatgAGCATTAATTAGAACTTcatcatttaatatgcattaattactttcttaaaataactaaaatgattggttcataATCAATCTTaaagcacacaatagatagtaaaaacatttgaatctaactctctctctctctctgtctctctctctctctctctctatatatatatatatatatatatatatatatatatatatatatatatgtgtgtgtgtgtgtgtctatatatatatatatatatatatatatatatatatatatatatatatatatatatatatatatatatatatatatatatatatatatatatgagatattTCATTTGATATTAAAAAAATAGAGATTTTGAAATTTAACATAGgccacatatttctcatttgccGTTCTAACGCTCAAGTGTACCGACAACAACAATGTATCGtaattataaatgattatatatatatatatatatatatatatatatatatatatatatatatatatatatatatatatatatatatatatatatatatatatatatatatgtctgttcacagactaagtaatcatatatgattatgacatttgttttctttattttatatatatatatatatatatatatatatatatatatatagatatatagaaGGTTATATGGATaacgaaaaaaaatttaaaatcataataatgtataaaaaatacttagagatcacaaatctttttttgactttatattcttaaaaatcataggtttttttttttcaaaaaaaaattcagcaAAATTGTATAAAAAGTTAccacttttaaaaatataaagtcaaaaaaaatatttgtgatctttaaatattttttttttcatacatttttatgatttttaggatttttctttagggttttttgttaTCCAGATAAcctaaaactatatatatatagttacagTCATGTGATATTATTATATTTTGTAAGACATGAGAACGCAATCGTTGTCATTCCTTTTagggataaaaaaaatatattttaaaatgaaaaataaatgaaaattttgaatttttttaaaatattattttcgtcatttattttatctaaataaaaattaattaaattaaacaaaataaaaactttacattttttttcaaaatatatgtGAAATATTCGAATATAATATTATACTATATATATTCAAATtgaatttttagaatgttagaatattctactataatattaaactataaatattcCAAAAATGAATATTTGTATATTCTATCAAATCTAACAATTCAagtaaaatattagaatattttagcATATCTACCAATTTTAGTAGAATATTAAAATaatctaacattctaaaaattcgatttgattatttacagtttaatattctattagaatatttcattcaTATTTCGaaaaaaattatgatttatttttgataaattaaattATGATATAATATTTAAGAAAAGGACATTTGGATTTTCCCTTTTATTTTgcaatttaattttttaatattttttacttTTTCGATCTTTAAGATAAATGGTTAAGATCGCGTGTTCATGTCTTACAAAATCAGCATGGTCTCAaattaaactctctctctctatctatctatatatatatatatatatatatatatatatatatatatatatatatatatatatatatataaggaaaatCAATAGAAATGCATAAACCTTAAAAAAAGTTCAAAAACCCAAAAAATGTATAAAAGAAATACTATGAGATATCTAATCTATTTTTTTGACTTTACAAACCTAATAAATCACTATTTTTCTTAAATCGctgaaaaaaaatttataaatttagtttttataaaaataattttgttcAATTTCAACGAATTTGTTCCAAAACATGCGATTTTTAGCCCTATAAAATCAAAAAAAGATTAGATATCTAAAAGTATTTTTTTCTATGTATTACTGTTTATTTTCTaggttttagggtttccaaatctTTATGCATTTTCTAtaatagggatgagatttagaaccggaaaaccggaccggaaccggaatcggAACCGTTAGAACCAGAATATGTAGAACCGGTCCGGGTCCTGGGTTTAAAGAATGACTTTATCCGGGTTTCAGGTCCTGCGGGTCCGGGTAGACCGGGTTtaagaaccggaaccggtttttatgaaaagtttaaaacatgaATATCTCATTCGTTTGATGTCGGATTAGCA includes:
- the LOC111897462 gene encoding cytochrome P450 84A1 — encoded protein: MDPKSILLYVVLPLLTFFLLSRLRRKPLPPGPRGWPLIGNMLMMDQLTHRGLARLGEKYGGLLHLKMGFSHTVAVSSPEIARQVLQVQDNIFANRPATIAISYLTYDRQDMAFANYGPFWRQMRKLCVMKLFSRKRAESWDSVRDEVVSMVKITAASSGTAVNLGELVFGLTHDIIYRAAFGSISHEGKEEFIRILQEYTKLFGAFNLADFVPWLGFIDPAGLNTRLPKARAALDRFIDKIIDEHLAKERKTGDEEDNDMVDEMLAFYSEEGKVNEGEDLQNAIRLTRNNIKAIIMDVMFGGTETVASAIEWALTELMHTPESLKRAQQELADVVGLDRRVEESDFEKLTYFKCVIKETLRLHPPIPVLLHQSSEATSVAGYHIPKGTRVMVNAFAINRDKNSWKDPHTFNPSRFLQDGAPDFKGSNYEFLPFGSGRRSCPGMQLGLYAMEMAVAHLLHSFTWQLPDGMKPSEIDMNDVFGLTAPKAIRLVAVPTPRLLCPLY